One genomic window of Panicum hallii strain FIL2 chromosome 6, PHallii_v3.1, whole genome shotgun sequence includes the following:
- the LOC112898505 gene encoding uncharacterized protein LOC112898505 — MAKLAAQLKNKFFGLVGRITSCARAHKDAAAGVAEPKPVASQHVEIRSRGGAPHVDGGAKGHINNDVV; from the exons ATGGCCAAGCTCGCCGCCCAGCTCAAAAACAAGTTCTTCGGCCTCGTCGGCCGCATCACCAGCTGTGCCCGTGCCCACAAGGACGCCG CAGCAGGAGTGGCAGAGCCCAAGCCGGTGGCATCTCAG CATGTCGAGATCAGGTCAAGGGGAGGTGCTCCACACGTGGACGGAGGGGCCAAGGGTCACATCAACAATGATGTCGTCTAG